The Deltaproteobacteria bacterium genome includes the window GCAACATTGAACAAGCCGCAACATCCCATCGCCAGTACGGCTCCCGATAAACTTTTTGCAGGGACCGAAGAAATGGAGAAAAGAACAAAGGCATATTGTAATAATTGTCTTGGGGAGCGTAACCACGAGATTCTCTTCGTAGAGAAGACACATTCGTGGAACGATAAATATGATGTAGGCGGAGACAATAAGTACGAGATGCTCAAATGCGGTGGATGTGATAGCGTAATTTTGAGGCACACGTCATCATTTTCCGAAGAACCGGAGCCAACAGTAAGTTTCTATCCTCCTGCGATGTTTCGAAAGGAACCACCATGGGTTTCCGAAATGGTAGGGAAAAGCGCTCGCTTTGCACGCATGCTGTTGAGGGAGATATATGTTGGGGTACAAAATGAAATGAAAATGATCACCACCATGGGCGTTAGGGCTTTAATGGAATACGTCATGATCGATTCGGTTGGGGACCAGGGGACATTCAGCAATAACCTTTCGAAATTCGAAAAAGAAGGGTTCATATCTGCCAATCAGCGTGTCATTCTTGATGCAGTACTTGAAGCTGGCCACGCAACTATACACCGTGCTTATGAGCCATCGGGTGAGGACCTCGCTACGTGCATCGATATCGCGGAGAGCGTGCTGCAGAGCGTTTACGTGCATCCCGAGAAGGCTGCGGAATTGATAGAGCGGGTTCCTAGGAGACGCAAAACCCCTGCACCAACAACTTAGGCCGTACCGGGTTATGAGGTGCGTTATGCGTAGGCGAAAATGAACCGAAGCTTCCTTCATAAACTGCTTCTCGCACGTCGGCTCTACGAGTTGGCTCGCGAACAACTCAGCTCGACCAGTGGTCTTTCACTCAGTATCGGCGTCAATCTCCTGCAGGATGCCGTAGAGGTCTTTCTCCTTGCAGTCTCCGAGCACATCAACGCTGAAGTTACGACCAAAACAACCTTCGATAAATACTTCGATCTGATCAATGCCAAAATCACTCCAAACGAGCTTCCATTCAGACCACGGCTGGTCGCGCTAAACAAGCTTAGAGTAAACTCAAAGCATTACGGTCTATCGCCTGCACAGGGCGAAGTGGAAGGCCTTCTGGTGGTCGTTC containing:
- a CDS encoding DUF4145 domain-containing protein, with the protein product MEKRTKAYCNNCLGERNHEILFVEKTHSWNDKYDVGGDNKYEMLKCGGCDSVILRHTSSFSEEPEPTVSFYPPAMFRKEPPWVSEMVGKSARFARMLLREIYVGVQNEMKMITTMGVRALMEYVMIDSVGDQGTFSNNLSKFEKEGFISANQRVILDAVLEAGHATIHRAYEPSGEDLATCIDIAESVLQSVYVHPEKAAELIERVPRRRKTPAPTT